One genomic window of Thermus islandicus DSM 21543 includes the following:
- a CDS encoding Uma2 family endonuclease yields the protein MATRYRFGLEEYEERFRGVRNVELLKGEVYRMSPIGPKHAWSVARLTRLFTEALGDRAVVWPQNPIRLPPHSEPQPDLALLRPRDYGETLPTPEDILLLLEVAETSLDHDQGQKLPLYAEAGIPEVWLLDLQRNRLHVYRTPKAGVYTEHRILLPGEEAEPLAFPGVRIPWS from the coding sequence GTGGCCACCCGGTACCGGTTCGGGCTAGAGGAGTACGAGGAGCGCTTCCGCGGGGTACGGAATGTGGAGCTTCTAAAGGGGGAGGTCTACCGGATGAGCCCCATCGGCCCCAAGCATGCCTGGAGCGTGGCCCGTCTAACCCGGCTTTTCACGGAGGCCTTGGGGGACCGGGCTGTGGTCTGGCCCCAGAACCCCATCCGCCTCCCCCCCCACTCCGAGCCCCAGCCCGACCTCGCCCTCCTCCGCCCCAGGGATTATGGCGAAACCCTCCCTACCCCCGAGGACATCCTCCTCCTCCTGGAGGTGGCGGAAACCAGCCTGGACCACGACCAAGGGCAAAAGCTTCCCCTCTACGCCGAGGCGGGCATCCCCGAGGTGTGGCTCCTGGACTTACAGAGGAACCGCCTCCACGTCTACCGCACCCCCAAGGCTGGGGTGTACACGGAGCACCGCATCCTCCTCCCCGGGGAGGAAGCCGAGCCCCTGGCCTTCCCTGGGGTGAGGATCCCCTGGAGCTAA
- a CDS encoding thymidine phosphorylase: MNPVAFIREKRDGGKHRREDLEAFLLGYLRDEVADYQVAAWLMAAFLQGLDREETLWLTEAMARSGKVLDLSSLPHPVDKHSSGGVGDKVSLVVGPVLAASGCTFAKMSGRGLAHTGGTIDKLESVPGWRGEMTEEEFLERARKVGLVIAAQSPDLAPLDGKLYALRDVTATVESLPLIASSIMSKKLAAGARSIVLDVKVGRGAFMKTLEEARLLAETMVQIGQGAGRKVRAVLTSMEAPLGRAVGHAIEVREAIETLKGEGPEDLVEVALTLAEEGLRLEGLDPALARRALESGKALERFRAFLEAQGGDGRVVEDFSLLPLAEELPLVAQEAGVVQEVDAYRVGLALLALGGGRRRKGEPIDHGVGVYLLKKPGDRVEQGEPLALVYHRNRGLEEALAHLRSAFGLGPEALPRPLVLDLV, from the coding sequence ATGAACCCCGTGGCCTTCATCCGGGAGAAGCGGGACGGAGGGAAGCACCGCCGGGAGGACCTCGAGGCCTTCCTCCTCGGCTACCTCCGGGACGAGGTGGCGGACTACCAGGTGGCCGCCTGGCTCATGGCGGCCTTCCTCCAGGGCTTGGACCGGGAGGAGACCCTTTGGCTCACCGAGGCCATGGCCCGCTCGGGCAAGGTCCTGGACCTCTCCTCCCTCCCCCACCCCGTGGACAAGCACTCCTCCGGGGGCGTGGGGGACAAGGTAAGCCTGGTGGTGGGGCCCGTCCTGGCGGCCAGCGGCTGCACCTTCGCCAAGATGTCGGGTCGGGGCCTGGCCCACACCGGGGGGACCATTGACAAGCTGGAGTCGGTGCCGGGATGGCGGGGGGAGATGACGGAGGAGGAGTTTTTGGAAAGGGCCCGGAAGGTGGGCCTGGTCATCGCTGCCCAAAGCCCTGACCTCGCCCCCTTAGACGGCAAGCTCTATGCGCTTCGGGATGTGACCGCTACCGTGGAGAGCCTCCCCTTGATCGCCAGCTCCATCATGAGCAAAAAGCTCGCCGCCGGCGCCAGGAGCATCGTGTTGGACGTGAAGGTGGGCCGGGGAGCCTTCATGAAGACCCTGGAGGAGGCCCGCCTTTTGGCCGAGACCATGGTGCAGATTGGCCAAGGAGCCGGGCGGAAGGTGCGGGCGGTCCTCACCAGCATGGAAGCCCCCTTGGGCCGGGCGGTGGGCCATGCCATAGAGGTCCGGGAGGCCATAGAGACGCTCAAGGGGGAGGGGCCTGAGGATCTGGTGGAGGTGGCCCTTACCTTGGCGGAGGAAGGCCTTAGGCTGGAGGGGCTTGACCCTGCTTTGGCGCGGCGGGCCCTGGAAAGCGGGAAGGCCCTGGAAAGGTTTCGTGCCTTTTTGGAAGCCCAAGGAGGGGATGGGCGGGTAGTGGAGGACTTCTCCCTCCTCCCCCTGGCCGAGGAGCTTCCCCTGGTGGCTCAGGAGGCGGGGGTGGTGCAGGAGGTGGACGCCTACCGCGTAGGCCTCGCCCTATTGGCCCTAGGGGGTGGGCGGCGCAGGAAAGGGGAACCCATAGACCATGGGGTAGGGGTGTACCTTTTGAAAAAGCCTGGAGACCGGGTGGAGCAAGGAGAGCCCCTGGCCTTGGTGTACCATCGGAACCGAGGCCTCGAGGAAGCCCTCGCCCACCTCCGGTCCGCTTTTGGGCTGGGACCAGAGGCCCTTCCCCGACCCCTGGTCCTGGACCTGGTCTGA
- a CDS encoding M23 family metallopeptidase has translation MKRRPARYTLLIAKSGGGSRALSFPASLLVLALGLGLGFLAFHLYLFHRGREAAVLEARLRALSQEARRLSLELEAERAKNKALTQEAERTRRELEELKRAIEELRRRAGLAPLNALPVRYVPGGQGGGGMEGWLAIRTEVLDLRQQLRELVPALERALELERSRPSGLPLRAYAGIASPFGMRRNPFGPGLEFHEGLDLAAPYGAPVYATASGVVAQAGWMGPYGLAVYVEHAEGYATLYGHLSRLAVGPGERVERGQLLGYVGSTGRSTGPHLHYGLYRQGVAVDPTPYLGPAWATR, from the coding sequence ATGAAAAGGCGGCCTGCCCGGTATACCCTCCTCATCGCCAAAAGCGGCGGTGGAAGCCGGGCCCTTTCCTTTCCCGCCAGCCTGCTCGTCCTGGCTTTGGGCCTCGGGCTCGGGTTTTTGGCCTTTCACCTCTACCTTTTCCACCGGGGGCGGGAGGCGGCGGTCCTCGAGGCCCGTCTGCGGGCTCTCTCCCAGGAGGCCAGACGGCTTTCCCTGGAGCTGGAGGCGGAGCGGGCAAAAAACAAGGCCTTAACCCAGGAGGCCGAGCGCACCCGACGGGAGCTGGAGGAGCTCAAAAGGGCCATAGAGGAGCTTCGGCGCCGGGCGGGCCTTGCCCCTCTGAACGCCCTTCCCGTGCGCTACGTTCCCGGAGGGCAGGGAGGGGGTGGGATGGAGGGGTGGCTGGCCATCCGGACGGAGGTTCTGGACCTGCGCCAGCAGCTTCGGGAGCTGGTCCCTGCCTTAGAACGGGCTTTGGAGCTGGAACGCAGCCGCCCCTCCGGCCTTCCTCTCAGGGCCTACGCCGGGATCGCCTCCCCCTTCGGGATGCGAAGGAATCCCTTTGGCCCCGGCCTGGAGTTTCACGAAGGCCTGGACCTCGCTGCCCCCTACGGGGCCCCGGTTTACGCTACGGCTTCCGGGGTTGTGGCCCAGGCGGGTTGGATGGGGCCTTACGGCTTAGCGGTCTACGTGGAGCACGCTGAGGGCTACGCGACCCTTTACGGTCACCTCTCCCGCCTGGCGGTGGGCCCGGGGGAGCGCGTGGAAAGGGGTCAGCTTCTGGGGTATGTGGGTTCTACCGGGCGTTCCACCGGTCCCCATCTCCACTACGGCCTCTACCGCCAAGGGGTGGCGGTGGATCCCACGCCCTATTTAGGCCCGGCCTGGGCCACTCGGTAA